One Gemmatimonadaceae bacterium genomic region harbors:
- a CDS encoding response regulator transcription factor — protein MTGPAPHVQERILVVDDEPDIVALVAYHLAKSNYRVSTASNGTDALAIARQERPSLLVLDLMLPGMSGFDVLQHIRAGESTKHIAVLMLTARKEEQDRIRGLSLGADDYLTKPFSPQELVLRVGAILRRTAAAADTPSDLLQIGSIRIDRAEHRVAIGTDEVELTPTEYKLLLTLAERRGRVQARGHLLETVWEAAPDIQTRTVDMHIQRLRTKLGDAGDLIETVRGFGYRMRSSTTTR, from the coding sequence ATGACGGGCCCGGCGCCGCACGTGCAGGAGCGCATCCTCGTCGTCGACGACGAGCCGGACATCGTCGCGCTGGTGGCCTACCACCTCGCGAAGTCGAACTACCGCGTCTCGACCGCCTCCAACGGCACCGACGCCCTCGCCATCGCGCGCCAGGAGCGCCCGTCGCTGCTGGTGCTGGACCTGATGCTCCCGGGGATGAGCGGCTTCGACGTGCTCCAGCACATCCGTGCCGGCGAATCCACGAAGCACATCGCGGTGCTGATGCTCACCGCGCGCAAGGAGGAGCAGGACCGCATCCGCGGCCTCTCCCTCGGCGCCGACGACTACCTCACCAAGCCGTTCAGCCCGCAGGAACTGGTGCTCCGCGTCGGTGCGATCCTCCGCCGCACCGCCGCCGCCGCCGACACCCCCTCCGACCTGCTGCAGATCGGCTCCATCCGCATCGATCGCGCCGAACACCGGGTGGCGATCGGCACCGACGAGGTTGAGCTCACGCCCACCGAATACAAGCTCCTGCTGACGCTGGCCGAGCGGCGTGGCCGCGTGCAGGCGCGTGGCCACCTGCTCGAGACAGTCTGGGAAGCGGCACCGGACATCCAGACCCGCACCGTGGACATGCACATCCAGCGCCTCCGCACCAAGCTCGGTGACGCCGGCGACCTGATCGAGACCGTGCGCGGGTTCGGCTACCGGATGCGGAGCAGCACCACCACCCGCTAG
- the udk gene encoding uridine kinase, which produces MIGIAGGTGSGKTTVARRVAAALADSSVAFVEMDSYYRNHTGLSVTELTHINWDHPDAFDLDLFVDHLDAMSRGEPIEKPVYDYTIHARSAETVRVAKVDVVVVDGILLFTDERVRQRLDVKVFVDADADIRLVRRIKRDMASRGRPLDEILEQYVNTVRPMHLQFIEPSKRWADVIVPRGGHNTVAIEMILAKIRQRLMTSGAPSIPMVSDERRHVEGGTPLGNRAIAGGLSA; this is translated from the coding sequence ATGATCGGAATTGCCGGGGGCACCGGGTCCGGCAAGACCACCGTGGCGCGGCGCGTGGCAGCGGCGCTGGCCGACTCGTCGGTCGCGTTCGTGGAGATGGACTCGTATTACCGGAACCACACCGGGCTCTCCGTCACGGAGCTCACGCACATCAACTGGGACCATCCCGACGCCTTCGACCTCGACCTCTTCGTGGACCACCTCGACGCGATGTCGCGCGGTGAACCGATCGAGAAGCCGGTGTATGACTACACCATCCACGCCCGGAGCGCCGAGACGGTGCGGGTGGCGAAGGTGGACGTGGTGGTGGTGGACGGCATCCTGCTGTTCACGGACGAGCGGGTGCGGCAGCGGCTGGACGTGAAGGTCTTCGTGGACGCGGATGCGGACATCCGGCTGGTGCGGCGTATCAAGCGGGACATGGCGTCGCGCGGCCGGCCGCTGGACGAGATCCTCGAGCAGTACGTCAACACGGTGCGACCGATGCACCTGCAGTTCATCGAGCCGAGCAAGCGCTGGGCGGACGTCATCGTCCCGCGCGGAGGCCATAACACGGTGGCGATCGAGATGATCCTGGCAAAGATCCGGCAGCGCCTCATGACCAGCGGCGCGCCGAGCATTCCGATGGTGTCCGACGAGCGCCGGCATGTCGAGGGCGGCACCCCGCTCGGCAACCGCGCGATCGCCGGGGGGTTGTCCGCATGA
- a CDS encoding HAMP domain-containing protein, with protein sequence MRLTSRLLLGLVLGVSLLLAAVIGVLDRRLYARIGEEQVSQLQREARLLASQWRDRDAADAIADAAGVATGHRVTLIDTAGVVLGDSDFDPPRLAALENHSTRPEVRDALARGTGQSRRMSASAGDEELYVAVRMPLGISRVSVRTRAVDQIFTRSRVDILLVGVGAIFAVTVFGWFFSRSITRPIIALRDVAQSLAAGDLSRRPALSAPGEVGDLARAVHRLAEQLGARLATLEAEESLLTELFDSLTEGAIAVDAGRQVMRINDVGRQLANVEGVVPFPIERLPAQPELRDALERALSGQVVEPCEIALFDRALSLVARPLTDGGAVLALYDLTPVRRIEQVRRDFVANVSHELRTPLTIVGGYAETLVDDDEMPVANRHAFLDTILSNTRRMQRIVDDLLDLSRIESGGWRPNPALLRLPDVVADVMLAVKPAADAKGIVVRADIASGAERVHADPTALRQVLGNLVENAVRHTAEGTVRVVSRRDGATVTLSVTDTGSGIPAGHLPRIFERFYRVDPARSREQGGTGLGLAIVRHLVEAHGGTVTADSLEGTGTTIATTWPMPVDTEEAVTPV encoded by the coding sequence ATGCGGCTCACCTCCCGACTGCTGCTCGGCCTCGTGCTGGGCGTGTCGCTGCTGCTCGCCGCGGTCATCGGCGTGCTCGATCGACGGCTGTACGCGCGCATCGGCGAGGAACAGGTCAGCCAGCTCCAGCGCGAGGCCCGGCTGCTGGCCAGCCAGTGGCGCGATCGCGACGCGGCCGATGCCATCGCCGACGCGGCCGGCGTGGCCACCGGGCATCGGGTCACGCTGATCGACACGGCGGGAGTGGTGCTCGGCGACTCGGACTTCGACCCGCCGCGGCTCGCCGCACTCGAGAACCACAGCACCCGTCCCGAGGTCCGTGACGCCCTCGCCCGCGGCACCGGGCAGTCGCGCCGCATGTCGGCGTCCGCCGGCGACGAAGAGCTGTACGTCGCGGTGCGCATGCCGCTGGGCATCTCGCGCGTGTCGGTGCGCACCCGGGCGGTGGACCAGATCTTCACCCGGTCGCGGGTGGACATCCTGCTCGTCGGCGTCGGCGCGATCTTCGCGGTCACCGTGTTCGGCTGGTTCTTCTCGCGCTCGATCACACGCCCGATCATCGCGCTCCGCGACGTGGCCCAGTCGCTGGCCGCCGGCGACCTCTCGCGGCGACCGGCCCTCTCGGCGCCCGGCGAGGTGGGTGACCTGGCCCGGGCCGTGCACCGCCTGGCGGAACAACTCGGCGCGCGGCTGGCAACGCTGGAGGCCGAGGAGTCGTTGCTGACGGAGCTCTTCGACTCGCTCACCGAGGGGGCGATCGCGGTGGACGCGGGCCGCCAGGTGATGCGGATCAACGACGTCGGGCGACAGCTCGCGAACGTCGAGGGGGTGGTGCCCTTTCCCATCGAGCGCCTGCCGGCGCAACCCGAGCTGCGCGACGCGCTGGAGCGCGCCCTCTCGGGGCAGGTGGTCGAGCCGTGCGAGATCGCGCTCTTCGACCGCGCGCTGTCGCTGGTGGCGCGCCCGCTCACCGACGGGGGCGCCGTGCTGGCCCTCTACGACCTGACACCGGTGCGGCGCATCGAGCAGGTACGGCGCGATTTCGTGGCCAACGTGAGCCACGAGCTGCGCACGCCGCTGACGATCGTGGGCGGGTACGCCGAGACGCTGGTGGACGACGACGAGATGCCGGTGGCGAACCGGCATGCCTTCCTCGACACCATCCTGTCGAACACGCGGCGGATGCAGCGGATCGTGGACGACCTGCTGGACCTCAGCCGCATCGAGTCGGGCGGGTGGCGTCCCAACCCCGCGTTGCTGCGCCTGCCGGACGTGGTGGCCGACGTGATGCTGGCGGTGAAGCCGGCCGCGGACGCGAAGGGCATCGTGGTGCGCGCCGACATCGCGTCCGGCGCCGAGCGGGTGCACGCCGACCCAACCGCCCTGCGCCAGGTCCTGGGCAACCTCGTGGAGAACGCGGTGCGCCACACCGCGGAAGGAACGGTGCGCGTGGTGTCGCGTCGGGACGGGGCAACGGTCACGCTGTCGGTGACCGACACCGGGAGCGGGATCCCCGCCGGTCACCTGCCGCGCATCTTCGAGCGGTTCTACCGGGTGGACCCGGCCCGGTCGCGCGAACAGGGTGGCACCGGCCTCGGCCTGGCGATCGTGCGGCACCTCGTCGAGGCCCATGGCGGGACGGTCACGGCCGACAGCCTCGAAGGCACCGGGACGACGATCGCCACGACCTGGCCGATGCCGGTCGACACGGAGGAGGCGGTCACGCCTGTGTAA
- a CDS encoding 5'-nucleotidase C-terminal domain-containing protein: MKHSTSHRRRVVTLAASFLVAGPVTAQVRAAARDLVVLATTDVHGRLRAWDYYDSRPDSAHSLAAAATIVDSVRAAHPGNVLLLDAGDLLQGNPLTTVAARAGSGGPHPVIAAMNAMGYDAATVGNHEFNYGLPLLRRAMAQARFPFLSANAQATRRPDAFASFTLVRRGDLTVGVVGATTPGVMVWDRDHVRGRLQYRDIIPSLRRATAAARRAGADIVVAVVHAGLDGAASYDTVQTGLPSENVVGRIPREVPGVDLVVYGHSHREMVDTVVAGVRLMQPRNYAGSVGVATLHLERGARNAWVVRSSTGRAIATRRHAESPAVLAATDDAHRRALAYVAESIGTTRVAWRADQARAVDMPLTDLVGEVMRRVSGAQLAASPVFTTDARLDSGTITVSSIAKLYPFENTLRAVRISGAQLRAYLEHSARYFQTWSPGMTGPLVNPAVPGFNFDLVVGAQYEMDLSKPVGQRVVGLAVNGRAVQDGDAYTIALSNYRQTGGGGYAMIAGAPLVYESKGDIREMIVDAVRTAGRLDPAEWSSVNWRITPAAAATAAQASFRDGGRVARLRVIGLNDFHGAFESRVGARNQPFGGAGALVAAIRRAQAGCTPPSCHSVIVDAGDEFQGTPASNLAYGRTVVTLFDSLGITASALGNHEFDYGQDTLRARIRQASYPILSANLRDTLGNIPPWIRQDMLVQRGPFRVGIIGISTIETPKTTRAINVTDLRFIDPAPVVSERARALRAHGADVIVVTGHLGGFCNAGTPCQGEIFDLVNRLTERVDVVVSGHSHSYLNQRLRGVPIVQARSRGEAIDIVDIAVGDTSGRAAGDIAGSRVIQASVLDVMSDTIPPDPQAARIARAAVDAVAPIIARPVGRILTTMRRDGQQYALGNLIADAMRAAAGSDIAVMNNGGIRANLPEGEANYGTLYEVQPFGNTLYTLTVRGSDLRAYLGRLVAGSSVRAHISGVVLRYDVSRPADDRIVGVTVGGAPIDPTRIYTITLNDFMVTGGDGLGLAGVALETRANDIVDLDALVNYVRARPAGVAAPAVDRIVPVTP, from the coding sequence ATGAAACACTCGACATCGCACCGTCGGCGCGTCGTGACGCTGGCGGCGTCATTTCTCGTGGCGGGGCCGGTGACGGCCCAGGTCCGTGCCGCAGCCCGCGACCTGGTGGTGCTGGCCACCACCGACGTGCACGGCCGGCTCCGGGCCTGGGACTACTACGACAGCCGGCCCGATTCCGCCCACAGCCTCGCCGCCGCCGCGACCATCGTCGACTCGGTCCGGGCGGCGCACCCGGGGAACGTGCTCCTCCTCGACGCCGGTGACCTGCTGCAGGGCAACCCGCTGACGACGGTCGCCGCGCGGGCCGGCAGCGGTGGGCCGCACCCGGTGATCGCCGCCATGAATGCCATGGGCTACGACGCGGCCACGGTCGGGAACCACGAATTCAACTACGGCCTGCCCCTCCTGCGCCGGGCCATGGCCCAGGCGCGGTTTCCCTTCCTGTCTGCCAACGCACAGGCCACGCGCCGGCCGGATGCGTTCGCCTCGTTCACGCTCGTGCGGCGTGGTGACCTCACCGTCGGCGTCGTGGGGGCCACCACGCCGGGCGTGATGGTCTGGGACCGCGACCACGTGCGTGGCCGCCTCCAGTACCGCGACATCATCCCGAGCCTGCGCCGGGCGACCGCGGCGGCCCGCCGCGCCGGCGCCGACATCGTGGTCGCCGTGGTCCATGCCGGCCTGGATGGCGCCGCGAGCTACGACACGGTGCAGACCGGCCTCCCCTCGGAGAACGTGGTCGGGCGCATCCCGCGCGAGGTGCCGGGGGTGGACCTCGTGGTCTACGGTCACTCGCACCGCGAGATGGTCGACACGGTGGTGGCCGGTGTGCGTCTCATGCAGCCGCGCAACTACGCCGGCAGCGTGGGGGTCGCGACGCTGCACCTCGAGCGCGGCGCGCGGAACGCCTGGGTGGTGCGTTCCTCCACCGGACGCGCGATCGCCACCCGCCGGCACGCGGAATCGCCGGCCGTGCTGGCGGCCACCGACGACGCGCACCGTCGCGCGCTGGCGTATGTGGCCGAGTCCATCGGTACCACACGCGTGGCCTGGCGCGCCGACCAGGCGCGGGCCGTGGACATGCCGCTCACGGACCTCGTCGGCGAGGTGATGCGTCGCGTCTCGGGCGCGCAGCTCGCGGCCAGCCCGGTGTTCACCACCGATGCGCGGCTCGACAGCGGCACCATCACGGTGTCGTCCATCGCGAAGCTGTATCCGTTCGAGAACACGCTGCGGGCGGTGCGCATCTCCGGCGCGCAACTGCGCGCATACCTCGAGCACAGCGCGCGATACTTCCAGACGTGGTCGCCGGGCATGACCGGGCCGCTGGTGAATCCGGCCGTGCCGGGCTTCAACTTCGACCTCGTGGTCGGTGCCCAGTACGAGATGGACCTGTCGAAGCCGGTCGGCCAGCGGGTGGTGGGCCTGGCCGTGAACGGCAGGGCGGTGCAGGACGGCGACGCATACACGATCGCGCTCAGCAACTACCGCCAGACGGGTGGTGGCGGGTATGCGATGATTGCCGGTGCGCCGCTCGTGTACGAGTCGAAGGGGGACATCCGCGAGATGATCGTGGACGCCGTGCGCACGGCGGGGCGGCTGGACCCGGCCGAGTGGTCGTCGGTGAACTGGCGCATCACCCCCGCGGCCGCCGCCACCGCGGCGCAGGCGTCGTTCCGCGACGGGGGGCGTGTCGCGCGGCTGCGCGTGATCGGGCTGAACGACTTCCACGGCGCGTTCGAGTCGCGCGTCGGCGCGCGGAACCAGCCCTTCGGCGGCGCCGGTGCGCTCGTGGCGGCGATCCGGCGCGCCCAGGCCGGCTGCACGCCGCCGTCGTGTCATTCGGTGATCGTGGATGCCGGTGACGAGTTCCAGGGCACGCCGGCCTCGAACCTCGCCTACGGCCGCACCGTGGTCACGCTCTTCGACTCCCTCGGCATCACGGCCAGTGCACTCGGCAACCACGAGTTCGACTACGGACAGGACACGCTGCGTGCGCGCATCCGCCAGGCCTCGTACCCGATCCTCAGCGCCAACCTGCGCGACACGCTCGGCAACATCCCGCCGTGGATCCGGCAGGACATGCTGGTGCAGCGCGGGCCGTTCCGCGTCGGCATCATCGGCATCAGTACCATCGAGACGCCGAAGACCACGCGCGCGATCAACGTCACCGACCTGCGCTTCATCGACCCCGCGCCGGTGGTGAGCGAGCGGGCGCGCGCCCTGCGGGCGCATGGCGCGGACGTGATCGTCGTCACCGGGCACCTCGGCGGGTTCTGCAACGCGGGCACGCCGTGCCAGGGCGAGATCTTCGACCTCGTCAACCGCCTCACCGAGCGCGTGGACGTCGTCGTGTCGGGGCACTCGCACAGCTACCTGAACCAGCGCCTGCGCGGGGTGCCGATCGTGCAGGCCCGCTCGCGCGGCGAGGCGATCGACATCGTCGACATCGCCGTCGGCGACACCAGCGGGCGCGCCGCCGGCGACATCGCCGGCTCACGCGTGATCCAGGCCAGTGTGCTGGACGTGATGAGCGACACCATCCCCCCCGACCCGCAGGCGGCGCGGATCGCGCGCGCGGCCGTGGACGCCGTGGCGCCGATCATCGCCCGCCCGGTCGGCCGGATCCTCACCACCATGCGCCGCGACGGCCAGCAGTACGCCCTCGGCAACCTCATCGCCGACGCCATGCGTGCCGCCGCCGGGAGCGACATCGCCGTGATGAACAACGGCGGCATCCGCGCCAACCTGCCGGAGGGCGAGGCGAACTACGGCACCCTGTACGAGGTCCAGCCGTTCGGCAACACGCTCTACACGCTCACGGTGCGCGGCAGCGACCTGCGCGCCTACCTCGGCCGGCTGGTGGCCGGCTCGTCGGTGCGTGCACACATCAGCGGTGTGGTGCTGCGATACGATGTGTCCCGCCCCGCCGACGACCGTATCGTCGGGGTGACGGTGGGCGGCGCGCCCATCGACCCGACCCGCATCTACACGATCACGCTCAACGACTTCATGGTCACCGGTGGTGATGGCCTCGGCCTCGCCGGCGTGGCGCTGGAGACGCGGGCGAACGACATCGTGGACCTGGATGCGCTGGTGAACTATGTCCGTGCACGACCCGCCGGCGTTGCGGCGCCGGCCGTCGATCGCATTGTGCCCGTCACTCCATGA